A single window of Liolophura sinensis isolate JHLJ2023 chromosome 6, CUHK_Ljap_v2, whole genome shotgun sequence DNA harbors:
- the LOC135468750 gene encoding mannan endo-1,4-beta-mannosidase-like gives MLGGQIVFLSGANQAWVSYASDFGNQNYKRTKGSLERYLRELHEAGGNSIRIWIHAGGEVTPHFDEHGYVIGLDRDGTFLNEIKDYLEKAKEYNIMVFFCLWNGALVHPRLDGLINDPQKLQSYIDNALIPWVEAVKDYPSLGGWDILNEPEGMIVPNLPHHEPCFDTRSLYLSGAGWTRHYHTAQELQRFINWQADAIHRADPKSLVTIGTWNPRSATDRMCMTDFYKDTCLLKAGQRSNGTLDFYQIHSYDDNNKYDAYSPFKLRACDYGHYKPIVVGEFNQVRGGGMDITAQFLHVYKNKYNGAWSWHAGATGTNSDTWRNQRRGISALANVAELHNHARINISYVPAVS, from the exons ATGCTAGGAGGGCAGATCGTGTTTCTCTCTGGGGCAAACCAAGCCTGGGTGTCGTACGCTAGCGACTTCGGGAACCAAAATTACAAGAGGACGAAGGGGAGCCTAGAGCGCTACCTGAGAGAACTACATGAGGCTGGCGGCAATTCTATTC GAATCTGGATCCACGCTGGCGGTGAGGTGACTCCTCACTTTGATGAACATGGGTATGTCATCGGCCTTGACAGAGACGGAACCTTCCTGAACGAGATTAAAGACTACCTGGAGAAAGCCAAAGAATACAATATTATGGTTTTCTTCTGTCTGTGGAACGGTGCTCTGGTTCATCCGAGGCTAGATGGCCTTATCAACGATCCACAGAAACTGCAAAGCTACATCGATAATGCCTTGATACCCTGGGTTGAAGCCGTCAAGGATTACCCGTCTTTAGGGGGCTGGGACATTCTTAACGAGCCAGAAGGGATGATTGTACCTAACCTTCCTCATCATGAGCCATGCTTTGACACGAGAAGTCTGTATCTCAGCGGAGCTGGCTGGACACGTCACTATCATACAGCTCAGGAACTTCAGAG GTTCATCAACTGGCAGGCTGACGCCATTCATCGGGCCGACCCTAAATCTCTGGTGACGATCGGCACGTGGAACCCGCGATCAGCTACAGACCGCATGTGTATGACAGACTTCTATAAAGACACATGTCTGCTTAAAGCGGGTCAAAGGTCAAAT GGGACGTTGGATTTTTATCAAATTCATTCCTACGATGACAACAACAAATATGATGCTTATTCGCCTTTCAAA CTTCGCGCTTGTGATTACGGACATTACAAACCGATAGTTGTGGGAGAATTTAACCAGGTTCGAGGTGGAGGAATGGATATCACTGCTCAGTTCTTACACGTGTACAAGAACAAGTACAATGGGGCGTGGTCCTGGCACGCCGGTGCTACCGGCACCAACAGCGACACTTGGCGTAACCAGAGGAGAGGTATATCGGCCCTAGCCAACGTTGCCGAATTGCACAACCACGCACGCATTaacataagttatgtgccagcAGTTTCCTGA
- the LOC135466810 gene encoding transmembrane emp24 domain-containing protein 10-like: MEISHILCVLCTFCLLGIDAIMFNLSPNEKKCLREEIHKDVLVTGEYDLSDAPNQRTSLKVTDSKGHILYSKDDAKKGKFAFTTEEYDMFEVCFESKVMSGGMVNPRQVDLVMKHGVEAKSYEDLAKAEKLKPLEVELRRLEDLSQSIVDDFSYMRAREEEMRDTNESTHSRVMYFSIFSMACLLSLATWQVLYLRRYFKAKKLIE; encoded by the exons ATGGAGATATcacatattttgtgtgttttatgtacctTCTGTCTATTAGGTATCGATGCTATTATGTTCAACCTTTCTCCTAATGAGAAAAAATGCTTGAGAGAAGAAATTCACAAAGATGTCCTTGTAACCGGCGAGTACGACTTGTCAGATGCTCCAAATCAGCGGACGTCACTGAAG gTCACAGATTCTAAAGGGCATATTTTGTACTCAAAGGATGATGCCaaaaaagggaaatttgcatttacAACAGAAGAATATGACATGTTTGAAGTTTGTTTTGAATCAAAAGTTATGTCTG GTGGGATGGTTAATCCTAGACAAGTGGACCTTGTGATGAAACATGGTGTTGAAGCAAAAAGTTATGAAGAT TTGGCAAAAGCTGAAAAGTTAAAGCCACTGGAAGTGGAGTTGCGTAGGCTAGAGGATTTATCACAGTCCATTGTTGATGACTTCTCTTACATGAGAGCCAGAGAAGAAGAGATGAGGGATACAAATG AATCTACCCACTCCCGAGTGATGTACTTTAGTATATTTTCCATGGCCTGTTTGCTGTCTCTGGCAACTTGGCAAGTGCTCTATCTGAGAAGATACTTTAAGGCCAAGAAGCTGATCGAGTAA